GCCTGTTTGACCCCGGAGGCATCGCTCAAGGGTGACTGTCGTTTCTTGAGCGCCAACTTGTATGCTCGAAGTGTATTTGGTACGTCTCTCTTGCATTTTCTGCTTGCACCCACGAGGTGGTGGGtcggttttcttttccccttgctAACTTGTGACTTCCTCATGACTAGGTGAGGATGCTTTGGCCAACCTCAGTATCGAAAAGGAAGGTGATGATGGGCCTATTACTGGATTTGTTCGGATTCGCAGCCGCTCGCAAGGTCTGGCTTTGAGTCTCGGGTCACTGAAGGGCTTGAAAGCGGCAGCGGCTTGAGTAGATTTTGTTATTCATTTCCCAGCGGACTATACAATTAAAGtgatgtctttttttttccctctttgcctctttctttcccccttctactttctttgtttttgactCCCCCGCGGCCGGCATTTCTATTCGCGCGCTTGTGATTGTTCAATTTTCAATATCCTGTATCAAGAGACTGAGGAGGGGAGGTTTCCAAACTCCCTGATAGGCAATGATCTGGGCTTCATCTGTCGCTCTCCTCGTGGACAGTTTCATAAGCgcagtgtttttttttctacccttttttttggtcgagGTCACCTTTAATACAAGCTCGAGGTTTTCCAAGTTGAGAACAAATAAGCGCTGAACCAAAAGCCTTGTTGATTCGGGAAAATCGACGTAGCGTGTTCGCAAATGTCTTATGCGAACAGCCGATTGGATTCATCTCATTATCTCACTGTACTGTCGGTCTTGGTAGTACGAGTGTAGTACAGAATCGAAGACGCGGTACGAGCCTCCGGTAAGCAAGAGACGTAAGGAACCGGAACTCGCGGATTCGCGCCAACTCGCGGCTGTGCTCCTTGGATCGCCTCCGCACTACATCCTCCTGTCGTCCCATTTGTACCTTCTATCGTGGAGCGCCCGTGCCTTACATTTATCAATtgtatattttttttctttgctttggAAATTGGCCATGTGGTGAATGAGCCTCTATTTATAACCCTTGCAGAATGTCGTCCTCGAATCCGGCCCTGGAGCCGTCGGAACCACCGCGACAGCATGACTCGACCATCATTGTAGACAAAGCTGTCTCCCTCACATTAAGCAGCGATTCTCTCCTAATTGTCGGTACGATGCGAACCCCAAAGCCTCGAGAACAAATTTCGAGGTCATTGTCCAACTGAAATCAATTCTAGATGATCGATCTCACCACAAATCCGCCCGTGGGTGCTGTGCGCCATTCAAGTCGAGTAAGTTGACCCCCTGCCTCTTGCGCCATGCGCATTTGATGGTTTCGCAACACTTCTCCCAAGTTCAACCGGGCTTCTCTCAAGACTTTGTGGTCTGATCTGTACCTCCTGCCGGGCTTTAGGCACTCAAAGCGAATCCACCGTGGCAATCTCTTTGTACAATATCCTGGACGCCGAAATCAATCCGACGAGCCTCGTGATCACGTATGCGCAACATTCACACAAGGACAACGTGACCGTGACGGCACTCCGATACGCGATCGGAGAGACGGAAAAGCCCGCCATTGAAGCTTGGATGACCCGATTACTGGATCTCGCCTACGGGTCCGCACAGCGACGCAAGCGATTGAAGGTCCTGATCAACCCTCATGGGGGCAAGGGCAACGCCGCCAGTCTGTATCATAAATACGGGGCGCCGATCCTCGCTGCTGCTCGGTGTCACTTGGACGTTCAGACGACCGAATACAACGGCCATGCCATCAAGATCGCGGAGGAGCTCGATCTCGACGCCTACGACGCGGTAGTTTGTTGCTCTGGAGACGGCTTGCCATATGAAGTGTTCAATGGGCTGGGCAAACGATCCAATGGCCGTGAGGCGCTCGCTCGAGTAGCAGTCGCTTTGCTGCCATGCGGCTCTGGAAATGGGCTGACGTGGAACTGTTTCGGCACGGGCAGTAATTCCATCGCTGCGTTGGGCATCGTCAAAGGGTTGAGAACACCCATCGACTTGGTTTCGGTCACCCAAAAGGACTCCCGGACTCTGTCCTTCCTCTCGCAATCATTTGGAATCGTGGCCGAGTCCGATCTGGCCACCGAGCATATTCGCTGGATGGGCGCTCAACGATTTACCTACGGCTTCCTCGTTCGACTTCTCCGACGTACAGTGTGGCCTTGTGATTTGGCCGTCAAGGTTGTCCTGGATGACAAACAGGCCATCAAGGAACACTATAAGTCTTTTAGTCTCAAAGAGGACGAAGACGCCGATTCATTGACGGATCGGAGCCGCATCGATGCTGCGCACAAGTCACCGGGTCTCCCAAAGCTCCAGTTTGGCACCGTTCAGGATGAGCTCCCCGGAGACTGGGAGGTGGTCTCGGGCGAAACGATGGGCAACTTCTATGCCGGTAATATGGCTATCATGTCCAAGGATGCCAACTTTTTCCCCGCATCTCTCCCCAACGATGGACTGATGGATGTTGTCACAATTGACGGCAATGTCAGTCGGTCGACCTCACTCAAGATGATGACTGAGATCGAAACGGGCGGGTTCTTTGACATGCCCGAGGTCCATATTCGAAAGGCCCTTGCCTATCGTCTCGTTCCCCATCAAAAGGAAGGATACATTAGCGTCGATGGAGAACGGATCCCTTTTGAAGCACTGCAGTGTGAAGTGCACCAGGGCTTGGGTACGGTCCTTTCGAAATCAAAACGTGTATATCAAGCCGAAGGGCCGAAATGAGGGGGGTTGTTTGCGAGCTTGTCTTCGATCCATGATCGGATCCAGAAAGACGCACCCACGCCACGCCGTGTTTCGAGTCACATTTGCCATCCTTAATCCTGATACCCCAACGCCGGAAGACCGATTCGCAGTCTTTgaagtttctttttttcccctgtcCCTTCTTTATTCTACTACTTGCCGCCTACTTTCGGTCCCGCCGAGTTCGTTCAAAGTACATAAGTGTCTGTGTCTAGTAAATGGTATTCATCGACCCGCTTTTGATGATTTTAAGTCAATAACACCTCCGGGATCTTTCCCTTTGATTACGGATCTCAATGTCTTAGCCAGCAGTCACTGCCAGGCTTCTACTTGTGTTTTTCACCCCCAAAAAATCCGAGGATAACGGGTATCCCGTTCTTGGTCAAGTACGTATTTCGCTGCGTGAATGATGATGCTGTACAAAGTTGACTACCAGACAAGTACATGGGGAGCTCCATCTAAGTAGGTCGGTCGCGACTTAGTCGTCAAACCCTCCCCACTCGCCATCGctgtcttcctcctcctctgttTCCCTCGTTCGAATGCCCCACTCGACCAGTCGGTCGTCGTCAAGGGCCTCGATGCATCTTGTCCGAACGGGCTTGTAGGGACTCTCCGCACGCAACTTCTCCAAAGGTCGCAGCAACAACTCCATGGGCACATCACCCTTGATCTTTCTGCCCTTGGTTTCACCGTCCTCATTCGTCTCGCCTCCCTCAAACTCCAGCACTTTCTCCAATTCATCAACCCAAAGATCGATCAGATGATAGCGAAGCCCGTCCGGGCCGTGCGGCATCGGAACGAAGTTGGGATCCTTCTCGTCGATAACGGGCTTCGATACGTGATCGGGGTGGAAGTTGAGAGGGCAGAGGGGcccttcttcaatcatcGAGATGTAAGCCTCGAGATCGGCCCATTTGCCATCGCCCTCTTCCGTGGTGTTCTCCGCGGGGGCCGCTTCGCTCGCATcctgcttcttttgctttttgccGCGACCTGGTTTGCCATTGTCCtggcgcttgcgcttcttggcaTCTCCGATCTCAGTCTTGTTCGGCCCCTTTACGAAAATCTCGAATGCGACGCCAACATAGCAGCGGATTAGGAATAGGTACTTGTCGAGTCGTAAACGGTCCAAAGAGTGAAAGTCTCGGCCAATGGTGATCCAGAAGGCGCGCAAGAAGCGATGGAGGGTAGCGTGAGGGAGGGAAGGGACGAGAGAGTAAGAGAGGGCGCGGGCGAGTGCTTGTTGGGTAAGAGGTCGGTCGGAGTGATAGAAGCCTTCATTTCATTGATTAATTGCCGTGccttaaaaaaaaatcgagcTCGGGCGAGATCAGACGGCGGATGATGGACGCAtacagaagaaaagacctTTCCAAAGCTTCACCAGGTCAATCAATGTGAGATCATTGCGAGAGCGCAAAAAAAGTGTCAAGGAATCTAGGGCCTTGTCGCGGACTTTGCGGTCTGGAAGCATGTAGAGAATTGTGTCAGTCTTGGGAATGAGTACTCGCAATTCGATGGCAAGTGGACCTACCGCTTGAGGCAAGCTCCTTTACAAAAGGAGTCTTTGAAATGTCGGTCATCTTGATCACGCGCTTGTCAATTCAAGTGGTGAATAGACGGGCTACGCTGTTTTATTATCTTTGGATCTCGGCGATAaaatcatttttttttctgttctgATATCGGGGTTTGCATTGTTTGCATTGTTTGCTACTGAGGTCCCGGGTATCTGATGCCTGAGGCTTCATGTCGATCATCAGGTCCATTTGAGCCTCGCCGCTGAGCCGCGAGCGTCATATTCATTCTATACAGCGAGGCCTAATATTAAGGTTGCCTTTCGTTCTGACTGGCATAGAGATCCTAGTAGCTCATAAAATAGCACAAAATCTGCATTACATCGATCTCTTGCAAGAAAGCGATACGACCCACCATCCTACTAGACCTAGATCGGGAGGATGACGACCGCAATGTATGCATCGGGTGGTGACCATTCCGGGATCCGTCTGTTACCGCTGGAACGTGTGAGCTTCCGTTGACCAACGATGGTTGACATCATGACTTTACGGCCGACTACGACCCATGGCTTCTTGCATCCCTAGTTCTCAGCCTGTCAAGAGATGACTCCGAATGTGTCTTGAAGACACTAGGTACTGGTGTGGAGTCGATCTCGCAAGCATGTACTTCAATCCGTGGTAGCTGTGACCAGCGTGCCTGTGAGGCCCTGATGCATAAGAACCATTGACGCTGCTGTTTACTCTGCGTGCATTTGTTCGCTCTTTACTGAGCAATTAACagaggcaaaaaaaacccccatCTACTGTTTATTGCTCtcgtttttttctctcaaatTCTTCTGAACGCCAGTTTCATATCTTATATAGCACTGCTCATCCCATCTCAGTCCCGTGGCCTCCCTTGCGCGAGCCCGTTGAGTGATTGCGATATGGAGAACCAAGCCAGGGACTCGGATATCTCTCCAGCAGGCTCATCAGTCCATGATGGACTGAGCTCCGAGGCGACTCCTGGGAACGAAATGCCCGGTTTCGAATACATCAATCCTGGAGATCGAGAGGAGCTGGTGCGTGTTGCCTCGAACTTCCCTCGAAAGCGAAGAGCGAGCTCTAGAGCTGGTCATCTGGCGAGTcttgaaaaggaagaaactATCGGTGATATCGCGGCGGATGATCCGGTGATTGATCCGACGAGTGACAGGTTCGATCATTACAAATGGGCGAGAACGATGCTGAAGATGATGGACAAAGCCGGCATTCCTTTGCGCAAATCAACGGGTGTCGTGTGGGAACACCTGAATATTGCTGGTTCGGGATCTGCTCTCCAGTATCAAAACAATGTTGGCTCCGTTGCTCTCGCCCCGTTTCGACCTCAGGAGTACATTTCCTTTGGGAAAACCCGTTCACAGAAACAGATTCTCCGCAACTTTGATGGACTGCTGAAAAGTGGCGAATTGCTCATTGTCCTAGGAAGACCAGGAAGCGGCTGCTCGACTCTACTCAAGTCATTGACTGGGGAGTTGCATGGTCTCCAACTCGTCAAGGGCTCAGACATTCAATACAATGGCATCCCCATGGATCGCATGCGTCGCGAGTTCAAAGGCGAGGTGTTGTACAACCAAGAGGTTGACAAGCATTTTCCACATTTGACCGTTGGTGAAACGCTGGAGTTTGCAGCGGCCGCGCGCACGCCAGAAACTCGCCTAGAAGGCGTCAGTCGATCCGTTTTCTCAAAGCATATCACGCAGGTGGCCATGGCGGTATTTGGCTTGAGTCATACATACAACACAAAAGGTAGGGCAGGAACGAGCTTTCATTGTTGATATCGGGTCTTCTTGTTGAGGAAACACTTTGCTCATGATGTCTCTGCAGTTGGCGATGACTATATTCGAGGAGTCTCGGGGGGTGAGCGAAAACGAGTCAGGTAAGCTTGTGCTTCTTCCACTTTGCGAACGACCTTTCTAGCTGACAGGACCGTTAGCATCGCCGAGATGGCCTGTAAGTCATTCCTTCGCTTCAAAGCGGTATTGTCAGTTTCTAAACAGGTTTCCAGTATCTGGAGCGCCTGTTGGCGCTTGGGACAACAGCACTCGGGGTTTAGACTCTGCAAGTGCACTGGAATTTGCAAAAGCCTTGCGAGTTTCCGCCAACTTGACGGGCTCATGCCATGCGGTCGCAATCTATCAGGCTTCCCAGGCAATCTACGATGTCTTTGATAAGGTGGTAGTCTTGTATGAGGGAAGAGAAATCTTCTTCGGTCCATGCAATGCCGCGAGAGACTACTTCATCGACATGGGGTGGGAGTGTCCTGCTCGTCAAACAACCGGCGACTTCCTCACTTCCGTCACCAATCCGCAGGAGCGGCAACCAAGAGACGGCTTTGAAGGCAAGGTGCCCCGTACTCCAGATGATTTTGAGGCCTattggaagaagagcttctACTATGCCTCGCTTCAGAAGGACATTGCTCGATATCATGAGGCTTTTCCACCGGGAGGCCCTGCTGAGCGTGATTTCAACCAGACCAAGCGTGTGCGACAGGCGAAGCATGTTCGGCCGAAGAGCCCATACGTAATCTCGCTTCCAATGCAGGTTCGACTCTGTGTGAAGAGAGCTTACCAGAGGTATGATCGCTGGCTTTAAATCTTatctcttccccttctggTCGTGATCGAGCTCACATATTGCTGCAGAATCTGGAATGACAAGCCATCTACACTTACGACTGTGATTGGGCGTATCGTCATGTCGCTAATCATTGGTTCCATTTATTATGGGTAACCACTTACCACCTTGCTGACAATGGTCAAAATACTTGCTTACACTATTGATATAGAACTCCGGACGCAACGGCTGGTTTCCAGAGCAAAGGTGCTGCACTGTTCTTCTCCGTTCTGTGAGTTAATTCCAACAAAAACCATTTTCAAAGACAAGCAATTCTGACATGGCCTGCAGCATGAATGCCTTGATCAGTATTACTGAAATCAACTCGCTCTACGATCAACGACCCATTATCGAAAAACAAGCATCATATGCCTTTGTCCATCCTTTTGCCGAGGCTTTAGGTGGAATAGTGGCGGACATACCAGTCAAATTTGTGTCTGCCGTCGTTTTCAACGTCATTTTTTACTTCCTCGCCAGCCTGGTAGGCACATTTCCACGTGAAAAATACTTGAGAAGCCCTGTTTCTAACAAGCTATTCACCAGCGAGCTGAGCCCTctcaattcttcatcttctttctcttcaccTTCCTGAGTACGCTGACTATGTCAGGCGTCTTCCGAACTCTGGCAGCCTCAACCAAGACACTTGCACAAGCTATGTCCATGGCGGGTGTTATGGTGCTAGCCATTGTGATATACACCGGTTTTGTGATTCCCACGCCGCAGATGCAGGATATTCCATGGTTCAGCTGGATTCGTTGGATTAACCCAGTATTTTACACATTCGAAGCTCTCGTCGCAAACGAGTTCCACGGCCGCCAGTTCATATGCTCACAATTCATCCCTGCATATCCAAACCTGTCCGGTGACACCTTCATCTGTGCTGTACGAGGAGCAGTGACTGGACAGAGGACTGTATCAGGAGACGCTTACATCGAAAGCCAGTACCAGTACACTTACGCCCACGTTTGGAGGAACCTCGGTATCGTGATCGGtttctggatcttcttcatggcTTGCTATTTGCTCGCTTCTGAGCTCAACTCGGCCACCTCTTCGACTGCAGAATTTCTCGTCTTCAGAAGAGGCCATGTACCCGCGCACTTGCGACATCTGGAGAAGAATGGCAAAGCAAAGAGTGCCGCAGAGATCTCACCTCCTGTTAAGAAGTCCACCAAGAAGGATGACACGGCAGCGATTCCATCTCAGCATGACATTTTCACTTGGCGAGACGTTTGCTATGATATTCCTGTCAAGGGGGGTCAGCGACGACTCTTGGACCATGTGTCTGGGTGGGTGAAGCCTGGAACCCTCACGGCATTGATGGGCGTCTCAGGGGCAGGAAAGACAACCTTGCTCGATGTGCTAGCGAAACGTGTTTCGATCGGAGTTGTAACTGGTGACATGCTCGTCAACGGCAGGCCGCTGGACAACAGCttccaaagaaaaacaggCTATGTTCAGCAGCAAGATCTTCACCTTCCGACCTCCACAGTTCGAGAGGCCTTGCGCTTCAGCGCAACGCTCCGTCAACCCAAAACGGTGTCTATGAAGGAGAAGTACGATTACGTGGAAGATGTCATTGAGATGCTCGGTATGCAGGATTTTTCGGACGCTATAGTTGGTACCCCCGGAGAGGGGCTCAATGTAGAGCAGGTAAGTGGCGTTTTTCCTGCAAATTGCTTCTTTTTGACCTCTTTCGCTAAAATTCCTACAGCGCAAACTCTTGACAATTGGCGTTGAGCTCGCGGCTAAGCCTGCACTACTCATCTTCCTTGATGAGCCGACAAGTGGTTTGGACTCGCAAAGCTCATGGGCTATTTGTGCATTCCTACGAAAGCTGGCAGAGCACGGCCAGGCTGTGCTTTCGACCATTCATCAACCGTCGGCGCTTCTCTTCCAGCAATTCGATCGTCTTCTCTTCCTAGCCAAAGGAGGAAAGACTGTCTATTTTGGTGAGATCGGCGAGCAATCTCGCACACTTTTGGATTACTTTGAGAGTAATGGGGCGAGAACCTGTGGCTCTTCTGAGAATGTAAGAGACGCTGCACTTACGAGTTGAGTTTCGCGCTTTCAATGGCTAATTCGATCTGCCTTAATAGCCAGCCGAGTATATGCTCGAGATCATTGGCGCCGGTGCCTCTGGCACATCCTCAAAAGACTGGTCTACAGTGTGGAAAGAGAGCCAAGAGTCAAAGGGGGTGCAAGCCGAGATTGATCGGATCCACGAGGACAAAGCTGCTGCTACTGCTGCTACTGGGTCCTCCGGTGAGGACGCTTCTCAGCACAGCGAATTCGCCATGCCGTTCGCTTCGCAGTTGCAATGCGTTACTTACCGTTCGTTCCAAAGCTTCTGGCGTGAACCGAGCTATGTCTGGGCAAAAATTATGCTTGCCACTTTgtcctctctcttcatcGGGTTTACCTTCTTTAAGCCAGACTCTTCGCTACAAGGATTTCAGGACGTTTTGTTCAGCGCCTTTATGCTGACTTCTATTTTCTCTACACTGGTCCAACAGTATGTTTCAACAGAACTGTCAATGCTTGGTgtgtttgtgtgtgtgtcttaCTAACTCATATTCCCAGAATCATGCCCAAATTCGTGGTTCAACGATCGCTTTACGAGGTCCGCGAACGCCCATCAAAAGCCTACTCGTGGGCAGCGTTCCTCATAGCCAATGTTCTCGTTGAAATTCCGTACCAGGTGTTCGCGGGAATCATCGCATGGGCGTGTTATTATTATCCCGTTTACGGAGCACAGCAGTCTTCAGAGAGACAAGGCTTGATGCTCCTCTTCGTGGTGCAGTTCTACATCTTCACATCCACATTTGCTTCCTTGGTCATAGCTGCGCTCCCCGACGCTGAGACTGGCGGAACAATCGCAACTCTGATGTTCATCATGACTTTGACTTTCAACGGAGTCATGCAGCCACCAAATGCCTTACCTGGTATGTTCGGGATATGCTATTCAAGAAAGAGCAAGCTGGGAAGTTATCTAACTCTTCAAACCCAGGTTTCTGGATCTTCATGTACAGGGTCTCCCCACTGACATACCTCATTGCCGGCATCACTGCGACTGGTTTGCATGGCCGGAGAATCGAATGCGCGCCCGCCGAACTAAGTGTATTCAATCCTCCGTCGGGTCTCACCTGTGGTGCCTACCTCCAACAATATGCAGCTGTCGCCGGCGGCCAACTATATAATCCGACCGCCACGCAGAACTGCGAGTATTGCCAACTGACAAGCGCAGATCAATATCTTGGGATGAGCAATATTTGTAAGCCGATTCTCCTCATTCCATCATTAGGCTTCAATTTTCCTTTGCTGACCGCCGGTgtgctccttttttttttctcttttccttctttaGACTACAGTCAACGCTGGCGCAATTTCGGCATCGGCTGGGCCTATATTGGCTTTAACATCTTCGGTACAGTCCTCATGTACTACATGTTCCGGGTGAAGCATTACAATCCCACATCTTTGGTGAGAGGTGTCTTCCAGGGTGCTTCCTTTATTGGTCGCGCGCTTAAACGGCGCTCTGGTAAGACGCCCCAGGGGAAGGAGGATCGGAATGGTAGGTTGGTGTGAGGAGAATGGTGATGGGGGGATTTTCTCTTGTTTGTATATTTCTTGAAGTGCTCGGATCATGTGCTTGTAGTAAAAGGAGTTGGGTTTGCAGCTACCTAACCAGGGGTTTTCTTTGTCCTCAAGAATATAATTACGCACACTTGCACAGTACTGTCATGGGACAATCTGAATTGTACCGAGGACAGCCTTCTTGAAGCATCAAGGGGTATAGTATTAAATTTGGCTAGTTCTTATATCAATCAGCATCattggtctagtggtagaattcgtcgttgccatcgacgaggcccgtgttcgattcacggatgatgcAAGATTTCACTTTTTGTTCCATTTCCTGCATGGATCGATCTCTCCCCCTATCTAATCAGCAATACTGATTAGGCCATGATCGTCTTTGCGTGagtcttgtttttttttggagtaGAAGAATAAATCCCGAGAAAGAATGAATATTACTTTCAAGCACGACTGCAGCAAGATGAAGGCGGGCAATAGATGTCCAGCCGGGCCGACTGTTTGATGTGGACTCCTGAGTGGACATAGTCCGCACAATTTGACAAAATGACAGAGCGGTGACCTGCTAACATTATACGTA
This genomic window from Penicillium oxalicum strain HP7-1 chromosome III, whole genome shotgun sequence contains:
- a CDS encoding ABC multidrug transporter atrI; the encoded protein is MENQARDSDISPAGSSVHDGLSSEATPGNEMPGFEYINPGDREELVRVASNFPRKRRASSRAGHLASLEKEETIGDIAADDPVIDPTSDRFDHYKWARTMLKMMDKAGIPLRKSTGVVWEHLNIAGSGSALQYQNNVGSVALAPFRPQEYISFGKTRSQKQILRNFDGLLKSGELLIVLGRPGSGCSTLLKSLTGELHGLQLVKGSDIQYNGIPMDRMRREFKGEVLYNQEVDKHFPHLTVGETLEFAAAARTPETRLEGVSRSVFSKHITQVAMAVFGLSHTYNTKVGDDYIRGVSGGERKRVSIAEMALSGAPVGAWDNSTRGLDSASALEFAKALRVSANLTGSCHAVAIYQASQAIYDVFDKVVVLYEGREIFFGPCNAARDYFIDMGWECPARQTTGDFLTSVTNPQERQPRDGFEGKVPRTPDDFEAYWKKSFYYASLQKDIARYHEAFPPGGPAERDFNQTKRVRQAKHVRPKSPYVISLPMQVRLCVKRAYQRIWNDKPSTLTTVIGRIVMSLIIGSIYYGTPDATAGFQSKGAALFFSVLMNALISITEINSLYDQRPIIEKQASYAFVHPFAEALGGIVADIPVKFVSAVVFNVIFYFLASLRAEPSQFFIFFLFTFLSTLTMSGVFRTLAASTKTLAQAMSMAGVMVLAIVIYTGFVIPTPQMQDIPWFSWIRWINPVFYTFEALVANEFHGRQFICSQFIPAYPNLSGDTFICAVRGAVTGQRTVSGDAYIESQYQYTYAHVWRNLGIVIGFWIFFMACYLLASELNSATSSTAEFLVFRRGHVPAHLRHLEKNGKAKSAAEISPPVKKSTKKDDTAAIPSQHDIFTWRDVCYDIPVKGGQRRLLDHVSGWVKPGTLTALMGVSGAGKTTLLDVLAKRVSIGVVTGDMLVNGRPLDNSFQRKTGYVQQQDLHLPTSTVREALRFSATLRQPKTVSMKEKYDYVEDVIEMLGMQDFSDAIVGTPGEGLNVEQRKLLTIGVELAAKPALLIFLDEPTSGLDSQSSWAICAFLRKLAEHGQAVLSTIHQPSALLFQQFDRLLFLAKGGKTVYFGEIGEQSRTLLDYFESNGARTCGSSENPAEYMLEIIGAGASGTSSKDWSTVWKESQESKGVQAEIDRIHEDKAAATAATGSSGEDASQHSEFAMPFASQLQCVTYRSFQSFWREPSYVWAKIMLATLSSLFIGFTFFKPDSSLQGFQDVLFSAFMLTSIFSTLVQQIMPKFVVQRSLYEVRERPSKAYSWAAFLIANVLVEIPYQVFAGIIAWACYYYPVYGAQQSSERQGLMLLFVVQFYIFTSTFASLVIAALPDAETGGTIATLMFIMTLTFNGVMQPPNALPGFWIFMYRVSPLTYLIAGITATGLHGRRIECAPAELSVFNPPSGLTCGAYLQQYAAVAGGQLYNPTATQNCEYCQLTSADQYLGMSNIYYSQRWRNFGIGWAYIGFNIFGTVLMYYMFRVKHYNPTSLVRGVFQGASFIGRALKRRSGKTPQGKEDRNGRLV